From Sediminibacterium sp. TEGAF015, a single genomic window includes:
- a CDS encoding NADH-quinone oxidoreductase subunit NuoE family protein — protein MTKFNDEQLKEFNRLVARYPEGKQKSALLPVLHLAQESFGGWLSAETMDYVAELLSITPIEVYEVATFYSMYNLKPVGKYMFEVCQTGPCMVNGCDDIIEYIGTKLGIKPGETTADGMFTLKTVECLGACGYAPMMQMGKHFREHLTKERVDAIIDECRKNAAANY, from the coding sequence ATGACTAAGTTTAATGATGAACAACTGAAAGAGTTTAACCGCTTGGTAGCTCGTTATCCGGAAGGAAAACAAAAGAGTGCTTTATTGCCTGTACTGCATTTGGCACAGGAAAGCTTTGGTGGATGGTTAAGTGCTGAAACCATGGATTATGTGGCAGAACTGTTGAGCATTACTCCAATTGAAGTGTATGAAGTGGCTACTTTCTACAGCATGTACAATTTAAAACCTGTTGGTAAATATATGTTCGAAGTTTGCCAGACAGGACCATGTATGGTTAACGGATGTGACGACATTATTGAATATATTGGAACCAAACTGGGAATTAAACCAGGGGAAACCACAGCAGACGGAATGTTTACCCTGAAGACTGTAGAATGTTTGGGTGCATGTGGTTATGCGCCAATGATGCAGATGGGAAAACACTTTCGTGAGCATTTAACCAAAGAAAGAGTAGACGCCATTATTGATGAATGCAGAAAAAATGCTGCCGCAAATTATTAA
- the nuoF gene encoding NADH-quinone oxidoreductase subunit NuoF translates to MGVKLLLEKAHVPGIRYFETYRKEGGYRAVEKALKQLDPASIVEEVKKSGLRGRGGAGFPAGMKWSFIAKPEGVPRHLVCNADESEPGTFKDRYLMEFIPHLLIEGLIVSSFALGSNDTYIYIRGEYAWIVDILEQAIEEAKANGFLGKNILGTGFDCNIYVQRGAGAYICGEETALIESLEGKRGNPRIKPPFPAIEGLWRRPTVVNNVETLAAVVPIINMGGDEYAKIGVGRSTGTKLISACGNINKPGVYEIDMTISVEEFIYSDEYCGGIANGKRLKACIPGGSSVPILPANLLLKTAKGETRYMNYESLSDGGFATGSMMGSGGFIVLDEDQCIVKNTYTLARFYRHESCGQCSPCREGTGWMEKILKNIDTGKGKMSDIDLLWDIQRKIEGNTICPLGDAAAWPVAAAIRHFRDEFEWHVNHPEEAQKRNYGLAHYADPIHVPA, encoded by the coding sequence ATGGGTGTAAAATTATTATTAGAAAAAGCGCATGTGCCTGGTATCCGATACTTTGAAACCTATCGAAAAGAAGGCGGATACCGTGCGGTAGAAAAAGCTTTGAAACAATTGGATCCCGCATCCATTGTGGAAGAAGTAAAGAAAAGCGGACTTCGCGGAAGAGGTGGTGCCGGTTTCCCTGCGGGAATGAAATGGAGCTTTATTGCCAAGCCTGAAGGGGTGCCAAGACACCTGGTTTGTAATGCAGACGAAAGTGAGCCGGGAACCTTTAAGGATCGTTATCTGATGGAGTTTATTCCTCATTTGCTAATTGAAGGCTTAATTGTTTCTTCATTCGCATTGGGAAGTAACGATACCTATATTTATATCCGTGGTGAATACGCATGGATTGTAGACATTCTAGAGCAGGCAATTGAAGAAGCCAAAGCCAATGGTTTCTTAGGAAAAAATATTTTAGGTACAGGCTTCGATTGTAATATCTATGTTCAGAGAGGAGCAGGTGCATATATCTGTGGGGAAGAGACAGCTTTGATTGAATCATTGGAAGGTAAAAGAGGAAATCCAAGAATTAAACCTCCATTCCCTGCGATTGAAGGTTTGTGGAGAAGACCAACAGTAGTGAACAACGTAGAAACCCTGGCAGCAGTGGTTCCTATCATCAATATGGGTGGAGATGAATATGCTAAAATTGGTGTAGGCCGTTCTACCGGAACCAAACTGATTTCTGCCTGCGGTAATATCAATAAGCCCGGTGTGTATGAAATTGATATGACCATTTCTGTAGAAGAGTTTATTTATTCTGATGAATATTGCGGAGGTATTGCTAACGGAAAAAGATTGAAAGCCTGTATACCTGGAGGATCATCTGTTCCTATTTTACCTGCCAATCTTTTATTGAAAACAGCTAAGGGCGAAACCCGTTACATGAACTATGAAAGTTTAAGTGATGGCGGTTTTGCAACAGGATCTATGATGGGATCAGGTGGATTTATTGTATTGGACGAAGACCAGTGTATTGTTAAAAACACCTACACATTGGCTCGTTTCTATCGCCATGAAAGTTGCGGTCAGTGTTCACCCTGTCGTGAAGGAACCGGATGGATGGAAAAAATTCTGAAGAACATTGATACCGGCAAAGGTAAGATGAGTGATATTGATTTGTTATGGGATATTCAACGCAAGATTGAAGGAAATACCATCTGTCCTTTGGGAGACGCTGCTGCATGGCCGGTAGCAGCTGCCATTAGACATTTCAGAGATGAATTTGAATGGCATGTGAATCATCCTGAAGAAGCACAAAAAAGAAATTATGGATTGGCGCATTATGCAGATCCTATTCATGTACCAGCTTAA
- a CDS encoding 2Fe-2S iron-sulfur cluster-binding protein encodes MSEQPLFKVTIDNITVEVPAGTTILNAARKIGGDVAPPAMCYYSKLEGSGGKCRTCLVEVSKGSEKDPRPMPKLVASCRTTVMDGMEVKNITSDRVMDARSGVVEFLLINHPLDCPVCDQAGECHLQDLSYEHGKAGTRYEFQRRTFKKHDLGDKIQLHMTRCILCYRCVFTADQLTGKREHGVLDRGDHAEIATYIEKNLDNEFIGNVIDVCPVGALTDKTFRFKNRVWFLKPMDAHRDCPTCSGKVTLWNRGDEVFRVTARKDQWGEVEDWICNTCRFDKKQTSDWVIEGPRLIDRHSVISQGHYAGNVGTHKPKETFEAVHAGRQPKLLMDIHSVSEVNKPEITLSKLDRPAHSTDFTSNKD; translated from the coding sequence ATGTCTGAACAACCATTATTTAAAGTAACCATCGACAATATCACGGTAGAAGTGCCTGCGGGAACTACTATCCTGAATGCGGCGCGTAAGATTGGCGGCGATGTTGCTCCCCCTGCTATGTGTTATTACAGCAAACTGGAAGGCAGTGGTGGTAAGTGCAGAACCTGTTTGGTAGAAGTAAGCAAAGGATCTGAGAAAGATCCAAGACCTATGCCTAAACTCGTTGCTAGCTGTCGCACAACTGTAATGGATGGAATGGAAGTTAAAAATATTACGAGTGACCGCGTAATGGATGCACGTAGTGGTGTGGTGGAATTTTTATTAATCAATCACCCATTGGATTGTCCAGTCTGTGATCAGGCCGGTGAATGTCACTTGCAGGATCTTAGCTACGAGCATGGCAAAGCGGGTACCCGTTATGAGTTCCAGCGCAGAACATTCAAGAAGCACGATTTAGGTGACAAAATTCAATTGCATATGACGCGTTGTATTCTTTGTTACCGTTGCGTATTTACAGCAGATCAGTTGACTGGAAAGAGAGAGCATGGCGTATTAGACAGAGGAGATCACGCAGAAATTGCTACCTATATTGAGAAAAATTTAGACAATGAATTTATTGGAAACGTCATTGATGTTTGTCCGGTAGGTGCATTGACAGATAAAACATTCCGTTTCAAAAACAGGGTGTGGTTCTTAAAACCAATGGATGCGCACAGAGACTGTCCTACTTGTAGCGGTAAAGTAACGCTTTGGAACAGAGGAGATGAAGTATTCAGGGTTACTGCACGCAAAGATCAGTGGGGTGAAGTGGAAGACTGGATTTGTAATACTTGCAGATTCGATAAGAAACAGACCAGTGATTGGGTAATTGAAGGACCCAGACTGATTGACCGTCACTCAGTCATTTCTCAGGGTCACTATGCAGGTAATGTGGGTACACACAAACCAAAAGAAACTTTTGAAGCAGTGCATGCTGGTCGCCAGCCTAAGTTGCTCATGGATATTCATAGCGTTAGCGAAGTGAACAAGCCTGAAATTACTTTGAGCAAATTAGACAGACCTGCACATTCAACTGACTTTACATCGAATAAAGACTAA
- the nuoH gene encoding NADH-quinone oxidoreductase subunit NuoH: MTLLALDWILMLEKLILIAIIVFASLGIALYTTFSERKVAAVLQDRPGPNRAGPMGLLQPLADGLKLIMKEEIIPNSANKALFILGPAMAMTAALMTCAVIPWSSSVELFGRKIDLQIADINIGILYVFGVVSMGVYGIMIGGWASNNKFSLMAALRGASQAISYELAMGLSLIAVLMLSGSLSLKTIVDQQMAPGAWWNIVYQPLGFLLFFICAMAECNRTPFDLPEAENELNMGYHQEYSSMKLGFYLFAEYVNMIMSSAVMASLYFGGYDIPFLDESTLAPNMAAILGVLSLLTKIVIFLFLFMWIRWTIPRFRYDQLMNLGWKKLIPLALLNMLATGAVILWQQG; the protein is encoded by the coding sequence ATGACACTATTGGCCTTAGATTGGATATTAATGCTGGAAAAACTAATCCTGATTGCGATTATTGTTTTCGCCAGTTTGGGCATTGCCCTTTATACTACGTTTTCTGAACGTAAAGTAGCGGCAGTATTGCAAGACAGACCAGGTCCGAACCGTGCGGGTCCAATGGGTTTATTACAACCTTTGGCGGATGGTTTGAAGTTGATCATGAAAGAAGAAATCATTCCGAATTCAGCCAATAAAGCCTTGTTTATTTTAGGACCGGCTATGGCAATGACAGCGGCGCTGATGACCTGTGCGGTTATTCCATGGAGTAGTTCTGTAGAATTATTCGGAAGAAAAATTGATTTGCAGATTGCTGACATCAATATCGGAATTCTGTATGTGTTTGGAGTAGTGAGTATGGGCGTGTATGGTATCATGATTGGTGGATGGGCATCCAATAACAAGTTTTCCCTGATGGCTGCATTGCGCGGAGCCTCTCAGGCTATTAGTTATGAGCTGGCCATGGGCCTTTCATTGATTGCTGTTCTGATGCTTTCAGGGTCATTGAGTTTAAAAACAATTGTTGATCAGCAAATGGCACCGGGTGCTTGGTGGAATATTGTATATCAGCCACTAGGTTTCTTATTGTTTTTCATTTGTGCCATGGCAGAATGTAACAGAACGCCTTTCGATTTGCCTGAAGCAGAAAACGAATTGAACATGGGGTACCATCAGGAGTATTCATCTATGAAACTTGGGTTTTATCTTTTTGCAGAATACGTAAACATGATTATGAGTAGTGCGGTTATGGCCAGCCTGTATTTTGGTGGTTACGATATTCCATTCCTGGATGAATCTACCTTGGCGCCGAATATGGCAGCGATTTTGGGCGTGTTGTCATTGCTTACCAAGATTGTGATTTTCTTATTCCTGTTCATGTGGATTCGCTGGACCATTCCAAGATTCAGATACGATCAGCTAATGAACCTGGGTTGGAAAAAATTAATACCACTTGCTTTGTTGAATATGTTGGCAACAGGTGCAGTGATTTTGTGGCAGCAGGGATAA
- the nuoI gene encoding NADH-quinone oxidoreductase subunit NuoI: MQALTNRVKQVSREPMSFMERIYLPNILKGMAITFSHIFKKQPTIQYPEQKREFSPVFRGLHVLNRDEEGRERCTACGLCAVACPAEAITMEAAERMPGEENKYREEKYAAKYEINMLRCIFCGLCEEACPKDAIYLSETFAPANFTRKGFIYGKDDLLIPDKNKAPEEYAAAKGAARV; encoded by the coding sequence ATGCAAGCTTTAACAAACAGAGTAAAACAAGTAAGTAGAGAGCCAATGAGCTTTATGGAGCGCATTTACTTGCCCAATATATTAAAGGGTATGGCTATTACTTTCAGCCATATTTTCAAGAAACAACCCACAATTCAATATCCTGAGCAAAAGCGTGAGTTCAGTCCTGTATTCAGAGGTCTGCACGTTTTAAACAGAGATGAAGAAGGAAGAGAGCGTTGTACAGCTTGCGGATTATGTGCTGTGGCTTGTCCAGCAGAAGCCATTACTATGGAAGCTGCGGAAAGAATGCCTGGTGAAGAGAACAAATACCGTGAAGAGAAATACGCAGCCAAATATGAAATCAATATGCTGCGTTGCATATTCTGTGGATTGTGTGAGGAAGCTTGTCCTAAAGATGCTATTTATTTAAGCGAAACATTTGCACCTGCTAATTTTACCAGAAAAGGCTTTATCTACGGAAAAGATGATTTATTGATTCCGGATAAGAACAAAGCTCCTGAGGAATACGCAGCAGCAAAAGGTGCAGCAAGAGTATAA
- a CDS encoding NADH-quinone oxidoreductase subunit J family protein, which translates to MDTLQILFFFLSALAIFSAIMVLVSKNPVHSVLWLIVVFFAISGHYILLNAQFLAIVNLIVYAGAIMVLFLFVIMLMNLNADTEPRKNWWMKLAGVVSGGCFLMVMISLVRQATELSGKAALMKTGDIGLIKNLGKALFSDFVVPFEISSVLFLSAMVGAVVIGKKD; encoded by the coding sequence ATGGATACTTTACAAATTTTGTTTTTTTTCTTAAGTGCGCTGGCCATATTCAGTGCCATCATGGTACTGGTAAGTAAGAACCCAGTGCACAGTGTGCTTTGGTTAATTGTGGTATTCTTTGCCATTTCAGGTCATTATATTTTGCTGAATGCACAGTTCCTGGCTATTGTGAACCTGATTGTGTATGCAGGGGCTATCATGGTATTGTTCCTGTTTGTAATCATGTTAATGAACCTGAATGCCGATACAGAACCTAGGAAAAACTGGTGGATGAAACTGGCCGGTGTAGTGTCAGGTGGTTGTTTTCTGATGGTAATGATTTCTCTGGTAAGACAGGCAACTGAGCTTTCCGGCAAAGCTGCTTTAATGAAGACTGGTGATATTGGATTGATCAAGAATTTGGGCAAGGCATTGTTCAGTGACTTTGTTGTTCCATTTGAAATCAGCAGTGTACTTTTTTTAAGCGCCATGGTTGGTGCTGTAGTAATTGGTAAAAAAGACTAA
- the nuoK gene encoding NADH-quinone oxidoreductase subunit NuoK gives MPIQYYIYFSLALFSIGIIGVLTRRNAIIVFMCIELMLNAVNLLLVAFSKMHHAAALTSNAASTAGVEGQLFVFFIMVVAAAEVSVGLAIIVMLYRNTHSVDINFLNRLKN, from the coding sequence ATGCCTATACAATACTATATCTATTTTTCACTGGCTTTGTTTAGCATTGGTATTATTGGAGTCTTAACCAGACGCAATGCTATTATAGTTTTCATGTGCATAGAGTTGATGCTAAATGCAGTGAATCTGCTATTGGTTGCATTTTCCAAAATGCACCACGCAGCTGCTTTAACCAGCAATGCAGCAAGCACTGCAGGGGTAGAAGGCCAGTTGTTTGTATTCTTTATTATGGTGGTAGCTGCAGCAGAAGTGAGTGTGGGCCTTGCCATTATTGTGATGCTGTATAGAAATACGCATTCTGTAGATATTAATTTCCTGAACCGATTGAAAAACTAG
- the nuoL gene encoding NADH-quinone oxidoreductase subunit L, which yields MSKIAFLVPLFPLLGFLINGLGRQRLSKSAVGIVGSGMIFLSFLTSCFLFGQVYGLAANSGGAPINSVVTLFNFIQTEAFTIPFAFQVDQLSVLFLLIITGIGFLIHLYSTAYMKEEAPHHFARYFAYLNLFVFSMLLLVMGSNYVIMFIGWEGVGLCSYLLIGYWFKNGDYSYAAKKAFIMNRIGDLGFLLAVFWLIFKLGTVNYTDVFAGISQLSSFDITAITTLLFVGAMGKSAQIPLYTWLPDAMAGPTPVSALIHAATMVTAGIYMIARSNILYTMAPATQTLVAVIGLATAIFAATIALKQNDIKKVLAYSTVSQLGYMFLGLGVGAYTGAVFHVMTHAFFKALLFLGAGSVIHAMHHEQDIRKMGNLKKYMPITHITFLLACLAIAGIPPFSGFFSKDEILVAAYSSNPIFYYIGVGGALMTAFYMFRLYTLTFLGNFRGTHEQEHHLHESPSAMTVPLIVLAVLSVIGGFIGIPAVFAENKHWLAGFLAPIFADSAKQATAHHLSHSQEYIMMGVVTVLIIAVITFAVKSYKNYQQNEAEESGLGKVLLNKWYVDELYNAIVVNPLNMLAGALKEVVEKSGIDGLVNGVGKFIAYGSRQVRLIQSGQVASYLLIMILSLVVFFIVWFNDSTIIGFLNKLF from the coding sequence ATGAGTAAAATTGCTTTTTTAGTCCCCTTGTTTCCCTTGCTGGGTTTCCTGATAAACGGATTAGGCAGACAGCGTCTGTCTAAATCTGCGGTAGGTATTGTTGGATCAGGTATGATCTTCCTGTCCTTTTTAACGTCCTGCTTTTTATTTGGACAGGTATATGGATTGGCAGCCAATAGCGGCGGTGCTCCTATCAACAGCGTAGTTACCTTGTTTAACTTTATACAGACTGAGGCATTTACTATTCCTTTTGCCTTTCAGGTAGATCAGTTGTCAGTTTTGTTTCTGTTAATTATTACAGGTATTGGTTTCCTGATTCACTTGTATTCTACTGCATACATGAAAGAGGAAGCGCCTCATCATTTTGCACGATACTTCGCATATTTAAATCTTTTCGTCTTCTCTATGTTGTTGCTTGTAATGGGTAGCAACTATGTTATTATGTTTATTGGATGGGAAGGTGTTGGATTGTGTTCTTATTTATTAATTGGATACTGGTTTAAGAATGGTGATTACAGCTATGCTGCCAAGAAAGCCTTCATCATGAACCGAATTGGTGACCTTGGATTCTTGTTAGCGGTATTCTGGTTGATTTTTAAACTAGGCACTGTTAATTATACAGATGTATTTGCAGGTATCAGTCAATTATCTTCTTTTGATATTACTGCTATTACCACTTTGCTGTTTGTTGGGGCAATGGGTAAGAGTGCTCAAATTCCTTTATACACCTGGTTGCCTGATGCAATGGCGGGTCCTACTCCGGTATCTGCATTAATACACGCCGCAACCATGGTAACTGCAGGTATTTACATGATTGCGAGAAGTAATATTCTTTATACCATGGCACCTGCTACACAAACATTAGTAGCCGTAATTGGATTGGCAACGGCCATATTTGCTGCAACGATTGCCTTGAAGCAAAACGATATTAAAAAAGTATTGGCTTACTCAACCGTAAGTCAGTTAGGGTATATGTTTTTGGGATTAGGCGTTGGTGCCTATACTGGAGCTGTGTTCCATGTAATGACCCATGCATTCTTTAAAGCTTTACTATTCTTGGGTGCAGGATCTGTGATTCATGCCATGCACCATGAACAGGATATCCGCAAAATGGGAAATTTAAAAAAGTACATGCCCATTACGCATATCACATTCCTATTGGCTTGTTTGGCCATTGCAGGTATTCCTCCATTCTCCGGTTTCTTCTCTAAAGATGAAATACTGGTAGCTGCGTACAGTAGTAATCCCATCTTCTATTATATAGGTGTTGGCGGTGCATTAATGACCGCGTTTTACATGTTCCGTTTGTATACCCTTACTTTCCTTGGAAACTTCCGCGGTACACATGAGCAGGAACATCATTTACATGAAAGCCCTTCTGCTATGACTGTTCCGCTAATTGTATTAGCTGTTTTATCTGTAATAGGAGGTTTCATTGGAATACCTGCTGTATTTGCAGAAAACAAACATTGGTTGGCAGGATTCTTAGCGCCCATTTTTGCAGATTCTGCTAAGCAGGCAACAGCGCATCACTTAAGTCATTCCCAAGAATATATAATGATGGGAGTAGTAACAGTATTGATTATTGCTGTCATCACTTTTGCTGTAAAGTCTTATAAGAACTATCAGCAAAATGAAGCAGAAGAATCAGGACTAGGCAAAGTGCTATTGAATAAATGGTATGTAGATGAATTGTACAATGCTATTGTAGTAAATCCGTTGAATATGCTGGCCGGTGCATTAAAAGAAGTAGTAGAAAAGTCTGGTATTGACGGATTGGTGAATGGCGTAGGGAAGTTTATTGCCTACGGTTCCAGACAAGTACGTTTGATTCAAAGCGGACAGGTAGCAAGCTATCTGTTGATTATGATTTTATCGTTGGTTGTGTTTTTTATCGTATGGTTTAATGATTCAACCATCATTGGTTTTTTAAATAAATTATTTTAA
- a CDS encoding complex I subunit 4 family protein, giving the protein MITLLLILTPLVTGLIAFFLKQGNAAKNFALLASVATAALSLSAVFAQGTLTYDASWLTSIGSRITLKADGMAKMLTLLTAVSFPIIFTAIYNNTYKQAASFYGLMLLSQAGLMGVFLASDALLFYFFWELALIPVYFLCSIWGGEKRIAVTFKFFVYTFVGSLLMLIGLLFMYFSTADQSFSWQSFQAVQLSAKQETVLFWLFFVAFAIKMPIFPFHTWQPDAYEQSPTATTMVMSGIMVKMGVFAVIRWLLPMFPVAAAQSANLIIVLSVIGMIYASLIAIRQDDIKRMIAYSSIAHIGLMSAAMFTNNATAMEGVMIQMFSHGVNVIGLWIIADLIEKQLGTTNMKELGGLAQKAPVMAILLVVMALANVALPLTNAFIGEFLMFNGLFQYNMVMAAVAGISIILAAVYTLNMVQRVIYGNVNATTEKASEIPFNIQVALVIITLMILVFGVYPQPLLDLTGDSVSAIFVNK; this is encoded by the coding sequence ATGATTACTTTATTACTCATATTAACACCGCTTGTAACAGGATTAATTGCTTTCTTTTTAAAGCAGGGAAATGCAGCAAAAAATTTTGCTTTGCTGGCTTCTGTAGCTACAGCAGCCCTTTCCTTATCTGCCGTTTTTGCACAGGGTACCCTAACTTACGATGCTAGCTGGTTAACAAGCATTGGTAGCAGAATCACTTTGAAGGCAGATGGAATGGCAAAAATGCTGACCTTATTAACAGCAGTATCTTTCCCTATAATCTTTACAGCGATATATAATAATACGTATAAACAGGCCGCTTCTTTTTATGGTTTAATGTTATTGTCTCAGGCAGGTTTGATGGGGGTGTTTTTAGCGTCTGATGCTTTGTTGTTTTACTTTTTCTGGGAACTGGCTTTAATCCCTGTATATTTCCTTTGTTCCATCTGGGGTGGAGAAAAAAGAATTGCGGTTACTTTCAAATTTTTTGTGTACACGTTTGTAGGATCATTGCTGATGCTGATTGGACTTTTGTTCATGTATTTCAGCACTGCAGATCAGTCCTTCTCATGGCAAAGTTTTCAGGCAGTTCAATTGTCTGCAAAACAGGAAACCGTTTTATTCTGGTTATTCTTTGTTGCATTTGCCATAAAGATGCCCATATTCCCATTCCATACCTGGCAGCCGGATGCTTACGAACAATCTCCAACAGCTACTACCATGGTAATGAGTGGAATCATGGTTAAAATGGGCGTTTTTGCTGTAATCAGATGGTTGTTGCCAATGTTCCCTGTTGCAGCTGCACAATCTGCCAACCTGATTATTGTCTTATCTGTAATTGGTATGATTTACGCATCGTTGATTGCTATCAGACAGGATGATATAAAACGCATGATTGCATATTCTTCTATTGCGCATATTGGTTTAATGTCTGCTGCTATGTTTACGAACAATGCAACTGCTATGGAAGGTGTGATGATTCAAATGTTCAGCCACGGTGTAAATGTAATTGGACTTTGGATTATTGCTGACTTAATAGAAAAACAATTGGGCACAACCAATATGAAAGAATTGGGCGGGCTGGCACAGAAAGCCCCGGTAATGGCAATTCTACTGGTAGTGATGGCATTGGCCAATGTAGCCCTTCCATTAACCAATGCATTTATAGGAGAGTTTTTAATGTTCAATGGCTTATTCCAGTACAATATGGTAATGGCAGCTGTTGCAGGTATTAGTATCATACTTGCAGCGGTTTACACATTGAATATGGTTCAGCGTGTTATTTACGGAAATGTGAATGCAACCACTGAAAAAGCAAGTGAAATACCTTTCAATATTCAGGTAGCACTAGTGATTATTACGTTGATGATATTGGTGTTTGGTGTATATCCTCAGCCACTATTAGATTTAACCGGAGACAGTGTTTCCGCAATATTTGTAAATAAGTAA
- a CDS encoding NADH-quinone oxidoreductase subunit N codes for MNAIIFSAIMGVVMMFTGILTNKKPVITLTAIVALVILLVANLLNSYGIFSIQVDTKELLHFNKMGMFFNTLIIAGTLLFVLLSGSELEKLGNKTADFYALIFFVLCGTAILTSFNGMLMLFLGIEILSIPLYILTGSDKKNLKSNEASLKYFLMGSFTTGIMLMGIVLLYGATGSFGLVGVTNSALPPSAGVQSASFLQVAGLLLLFAAMSFKVSAAPFHFWTPDVYDGAPSVFTSFMSTIVKAAGFFAFIKLFASNTSLLGPTWSIILSFVIVATLFAGNITAVFQRSIKRMLAYSSIAQAGFMLFALYSNNDLGTEGIILYTVAYCLATIGFFAILMKVKDYTFDGFNGLASTQPVLAFVATICLLSLAGIPLTAGFFAKYFMLASVVKAGGPIWLVIVAVLFAAISAYYYFKVIQAMYFKEGQPETAEIGQGFKIGLLLVAAAIVLVGVLPSIVLNCFYF; via the coding sequence ATGAACGCAATCATATTTTCAGCAATAATGGGTGTGGTGATGATGTTTACAGGCATTCTTACCAATAAGAAACCCGTGATTACCTTGACGGCAATAGTTGCATTAGTCATACTGCTTGTAGCTAATCTTCTGAATAGCTATGGCATTTTTTCTATACAGGTCGACACAAAAGAACTGCTTCATTTTAATAAGATGGGCATGTTCTTTAATACCTTGATAATTGCAGGAACCTTACTATTTGTTTTGTTAAGTGGATCAGAGCTGGAGAAACTCGGGAACAAAACAGCTGATTTTTATGCGCTGATTTTCTTTGTGCTTTGCGGAACTGCCATCCTTACTTCTTTCAATGGGATGCTAATGTTATTCCTTGGAATTGAAATCTTATCTATCCCATTATATATTTTAACTGGTTCCGATAAAAAGAATTTAAAAAGCAATGAAGCTTCTCTGAAGTATTTTCTGATGGGTTCTTTCACAACCGGTATCATGTTGATGGGTATTGTATTATTGTATGGAGCAACCGGTAGCTTTGGCTTGGTAGGAGTAACTAATTCTGCATTGCCACCATCTGCGGGCGTTCAGTCGGCTTCTTTCCTACAGGTAGCTGGTCTTTTATTATTGTTCGCTGCCATGTCTTTTAAAGTGTCTGCTGCACCTTTCCATTTCTGGACGCCGGATGTTTACGATGGGGCACCAAGTGTGTTCACTTCATTCATGTCAACCATTGTGAAAGCTGCAGGATTTTTTGCTTTCATTAAATTATTCGCTTCCAATACCAGTTTATTGGGACCAACCTGGTCAATTATACTTTCATTTGTTATTGTAGCCACTTTATTTGCAGGAAATATCACTGCTGTATTTCAGAGAAGCATCAAGAGAATGCTGGCTTACTCCAGTATTGCACAGGCAGGCTTCATGTTGTTTGCATTGTACAGTAATAACGATTTAGGAACTGAAGGGATCATTTTATATACTGTGGCTTATTGTTTGGCCACTATCGGATTCTTCGCCATTCTAATGAAAGTGAAAGACTATACTTTCGACGGATTCAATGGACTAGCCAGCACACAACCTGTATTGGCTTTTGTAGCGACCATTTGTTTGCTTTCTTTAGCCGGTATTCCTTTAACTGCAGGATTCTTTGCCAAATACTTTATGTTGGCATCTGTAGTAAAAGCAGGTGGTCCAATCTGGTTAGTAATTGTTGCCGTATTATTTGCAGCCATCAGTGCCTATTATTACTTCAAAGTAATTCAGGCTATGTACTTCAAGGAAGGACAGCCAGAAACGGCTGAAATAGGGCAGGGATTCAAAATTGGTCTGTTATTGGTAGCCGCTGCCATTGTATTGGTTGGCGTTCTTCCTTCAATAGTGCTCAATTGCTTCTATTTTTAA